The following are from one region of the Pectobacterium actinidiae genome:
- a CDS encoding threonine/serine exporter, giving the protein MGLSLLWALLQDMVLAAVPALGFAMVFNVPLKVLPYCALLGGVGHGVRFLAIHFGMNIEWASFLAAILIGIIGIRWSRWLLAHPKVFTVAAVIPMFPGISAYTAMISVVEISHLGYSEALMSVMITNFLKASFIVGALSIGLSLPGIWLYRKRPGV; this is encoded by the coding sequence ATGGGCTTAAGTTTACTGTGGGCACTGTTGCAGGATATGGTGCTGGCGGCGGTTCCTGCGTTGGGGTTTGCGATGGTCTTCAATGTGCCGCTGAAAGTGCTGCCTTACTGCGCGCTGCTAGGCGGCGTCGGGCATGGGGTACGGTTTCTGGCGATACATTTCGGCATGAATATCGAATGGGCGTCGTTTCTGGCGGCGATCCTGATCGGCATCATCGGTATTCGTTGGTCACGCTGGCTGCTGGCGCATCCGAAAGTTTTCACCGTCGCGGCCGTAATCCCGATGTTTCCCGGTATTTCTGCCTACACGGCGATGATTTCGGTGGTGGAAATTTCGCATCTTGGCTACAGCGAAGCGCTGATGAGCGTCATGATAACCAATTTCCTGAAGGCCAGCTTTATCGTCGGTGCGCTCTCTATCGGCCTGTCTTTACCGGGGATCTGGCTCTACCGCAAACGGCCGGGAGTATAA
- the carB gene encoding carbamoyl-phosphate synthase large subunit — MPKRTDIKSILILGAGPIVIGQACEFDYSGAQACKALREEGYRVILVNSNPATIMTDPEMADATYIEPIHWEVVRKIIEKERPDAVLPTMGGQTALNCALELERQGVLAEFGVTMIGATADAIDKAEDRRRFDVAMKKIGLDTARSGIAHNMEEALAVAADVGFPCIIRPSFTMGGTGGGIAYNREEFEEICERGLDLSPTKELLIDESLIGWKEYEMEVVRDKNDNCIIVCSIENFDAMGIHTGDSITVAPAQTLTDKEYQIMRNASMAVLREIGVETGGSNVQFSVNPKTGRLIVIEMNPRVSRSSALASKATGFPIAKIAAKLAVGYTLDELMNDITGGRTPASFEPAIDYVVTKIPRFNFEKFAGANDRLTTQMKSVGEVMAIGRTQQESLQKALRGLEVGATGFDPKVDLDDPEALTKIRRELKDAGAERIWYIADAFRAGMSVDGVFNLTNVDRWFLVQIEELVRLEEQVAEKGASALDAEFLRTLKRKGFADARLAKLAGVAESEIRKLRDKFDLHPVYKRVDTCAAEFATDTAYMYSTYEEECEANPTQDRDKIMVLGGGPNRIGQGIEFDYCCVHASLALREDGYETIMVNCNPETVSTDYDTSDRLYFEPVTFEDVLEIVRIEKPKGVIVQYGGQTPLKLARALEAAGVPVIGTSPDAIDRAEDRERFQQAVNRLGLKQPANATVATIEQAVEKARGIGYPLVVRPSYVLGGRAMEIVYDEIDLRRYFQNAVSVSNDAPVLLDRFLDDAIEVDVDAICDGERVLIGGIMEHIEQAGVHSGDSACSLPAYTLSKEIQDVMRQQVEKLAFELCVRGLMNVQFAVKDNEVYLIEVNPRAARTVPFVSKATGVPLAKVAARVMAGKTLAEQGVTKEIIPPYYSVKEVVLPFNKFPGVDPILGPEMRSTGEVMGVGRTFAEAFAKAMLGSNSHMKKTGRALLSVREGDKGRVVDLAAKLLKHGFELDATHGTAIELGEAGINPRLVNKVHEGRPHIQDRIKNGEYTYIVNTTAGRQAIEDSKLIRRSALQYKVHYDTTLNGGFATAMSLTADPTDKVTSVQEMHAMIKG; from the coding sequence ATGCCAAAACGTACAGATATTAAAAGCATCCTGATTCTGGGCGCCGGCCCGATTGTTATCGGCCAGGCGTGTGAGTTTGACTACTCTGGTGCACAGGCGTGTAAAGCGCTGCGTGAAGAGGGTTACCGCGTTATTCTGGTGAACTCCAACCCGGCAACCATCATGACCGACCCGGAAATGGCAGATGCGACTTACATTGAGCCAATTCACTGGGAAGTGGTACGCAAAATTATTGAAAAAGAGCGCCCAGACGCGGTGCTGCCAACGATGGGCGGCCAGACTGCGCTGAACTGTGCGCTGGAACTGGAACGTCAGGGCGTGCTGGCCGAATTCGGCGTCACCATGATTGGTGCAACGGCGGATGCGATTGATAAAGCAGAAGATCGCCGCCGCTTCGACGTGGCAATGAAGAAGATCGGTCTGGATACCGCGCGTTCCGGTATTGCACACAATATGGAAGAAGCGCTGGCCGTGGCGGCTGACGTCGGCTTCCCGTGCATTATCCGTCCTTCCTTTACGATGGGGGGCACCGGTGGTGGTATCGCCTACAACCGTGAAGAGTTTGAAGAGATCTGCGAACGCGGTCTGGATCTTTCTCCAACCAAAGAGCTGTTGATCGATGAATCGCTGATCGGTTGGAAAGAGTATGAGATGGAAGTGGTACGTGATAAGAACGACAACTGCATCATCGTCTGCTCAATCGAAAACTTCGATGCCATGGGGATCCACACGGGAGACTCCATCACCGTTGCGCCAGCACAAACGCTGACGGATAAAGAATATCAAATCATGCGTAACGCCTCGATGGCGGTACTGCGTGAAATCGGTGTAGAAACCGGCGGTTCCAACGTTCAGTTCTCAGTGAACCCGAAAACGGGTCGCCTGATTGTTATCGAAATGAACCCACGCGTATCACGCTCTTCCGCGCTGGCGTCTAAAGCGACAGGCTTCCCGATTGCGAAAATCGCCGCCAAGCTGGCGGTGGGCTATACGCTCGATGAGCTGATGAATGACATCACCGGTGGTCGTACACCGGCGTCCTTCGAGCCAGCCATCGACTACGTTGTGACCAAGATCCCTCGTTTCAACTTCGAGAAATTCGCCGGTGCCAACGACCGTCTGACCACGCAGATGAAATCGGTGGGCGAAGTGATGGCAATTGGCCGTACGCAGCAGGAATCCTTGCAGAAAGCGTTGCGCGGTCTGGAAGTGGGCGCAACGGGCTTTGATCCGAAAGTGGATCTGGACGACCCAGAAGCGCTGACCAAAATCCGCCGTGAGCTGAAAGATGCGGGTGCCGAGCGTATCTGGTACATCGCCGATGCCTTCCGTGCGGGGATGTCTGTCGATGGCGTGTTTAACCTGACCAACGTCGATCGCTGGTTCCTGGTGCAGATTGAAGAGCTGGTGCGCCTGGAAGAGCAGGTCGCTGAAAAAGGTGCCTCCGCGCTGGATGCCGAATTCCTGCGCACGCTGAAACGTAAAGGCTTTGCCGATGCGCGTCTGGCGAAACTGGCTGGTGTGGCGGAAAGCGAAATTCGCAAACTGCGTGATAAGTTCGACCTTCATCCAGTCTATAAGCGTGTTGATACCTGTGCGGCAGAATTCGCGACCGATACTGCTTACATGTATTCCACGTATGAAGAAGAGTGCGAAGCCAATCCGACTCAGGATCGTGACAAAATCATGGTACTGGGCGGTGGGCCGAACCGTATTGGTCAAGGGATCGAATTTGACTACTGCTGCGTCCACGCTTCACTGGCGCTGCGTGAAGATGGTTATGAAACCATCATGGTTAACTGCAACCCAGAAACCGTTTCAACAGACTACGATACGTCAGACCGTCTGTACTTCGAGCCGGTAACCTTTGAAGATGTACTGGAAATTGTCCGTATCGAGAAGCCAAAAGGCGTCATCGTACAGTACGGTGGTCAGACGCCGCTGAAACTGGCGCGTGCGCTGGAAGCGGCGGGTGTGCCGGTTATCGGCACCAGCCCAGATGCGATTGACCGTGCAGAAGACCGTGAGCGTTTCCAACAGGCCGTTAATCGTCTGGGTCTGAAGCAGCCGGCTAACGCCACAGTTGCAACGATTGAGCAAGCGGTAGAAAAAGCGCGTGGCATCGGTTACCCGCTGGTTGTCCGTCCTTCTTATGTTCTGGGCGGCCGCGCGATGGAAATCGTGTACGACGAAATTGACCTGCGTCGCTACTTCCAAAATGCCGTTAGCGTATCTAACGATGCGCCGGTGCTGTTAGACCGCTTCCTTGACGATGCCATCGAAGTCGATGTTGATGCGATTTGTGACGGTGAGCGTGTGCTGATTGGCGGCATTATGGAGCACATCGAGCAGGCTGGGGTTCACTCCGGTGACTCGGCTTGTTCACTGCCAGCTTACACGCTGAGTAAAGAGATTCAGGATGTAATGCGTCAGCAGGTTGAAAAACTGGCGTTTGAACTCTGTGTTCGCGGCCTGATGAACGTGCAGTTCGCGGTGAAAGATAACGAAGTTTATCTGATTGAAGTGAACCCGCGTGCGGCGCGTACTGTACCGTTTGTCTCGAAAGCGACTGGCGTACCGCTGGCGAAAGTCGCAGCGCGCGTGATGGCAGGCAAAACGCTGGCTGAGCAGGGCGTCACGAAAGAAATTATCCCGCCGTACTACTCCGTAAAAGAAGTGGTGCTACCGTTCAACAAATTCCCTGGCGTTGACCCGATTCTGGGGCCAGAAATGCGTTCGACCGGTGAAGTGATGGGCGTTGGCCGCACGTTTGCTGAAGCGTTTGCTAAAGCGATGCTGGGCAGTAACTCACACATGAAGAAAACCGGACGTGCGCTGTTGTCTGTACGTGAGGGTGATAAAGGTCGGGTGGTCGATCTGGCTGCCAAGCTGTTGAAGCACGGTTTTGAGCTGGATGCGACGCACGGCACGGCGATTGAACTGGGTGAAGCCGGTATTAATCCGCGTTTGGTGAACAAGGTGCATGAAGGTCGTCCGCACATTCAGGACCGCATCAAGAATGGTGAGTACACCTATATCGTCAACACCACCGCAGGACGTCAGGCGATTGAAGACTCCAAGCTGATTCGCCGTAGCGCGCTGCAATACAAGGTGCACTACGACACCACGTTGAACGGTGGTTTCGCGACCGCGATGTCATTGACGGCAGATCCGACCGATAAGGTCACGTCTGTACAGGAAATGCATGCGATGATTAAAGGCTGA
- the apaH gene encoding bis(5'-nucleosyl)-tetraphosphatase (symmetrical) ApaH: MSTYLVGDVHGCLVELNALLAQVSFNPEQDTLWLTGDLVARGADSLHVLRFVRSLGSSVRMVLGNHDLHLLAVYAGISRNKPKDRLNELLTAPDADELINWLRRQPILQVDDDLKLVMAHAGITPQWDLPTALMCAREVESILSSDSYPLFLDAMYGDMPNHWSPELSGLARLRFSTNVFTRMRYCFSGGQLDMLCKEPPSQAPSLLKPWFELPSQVAGEYAIAFGHWASLEGKGTPENIYALDTGCCWGGELTMLRWDDKRYFTQPSLSSQTELSGDIAPLSGE, from the coding sequence ATGTCTACCTATTTAGTTGGCGATGTTCACGGTTGTTTAGTTGAGCTCAACGCGCTATTGGCGCAAGTTTCCTTTAATCCTGAGCAAGACACACTCTGGTTAACGGGCGATTTAGTCGCACGTGGGGCGGATTCACTTCATGTTTTGCGCTTTGTTCGCTCCCTGGGATCTTCTGTCCGCATGGTGCTTGGCAACCACGATCTGCACCTGCTGGCGGTTTATGCTGGCATCAGCCGCAATAAGCCGAAAGATCGGCTCAATGAACTCCTCACCGCTCCCGATGCAGACGAGCTCATCAACTGGTTACGCCGCCAGCCGATCTTGCAGGTTGATGACGATCTAAAGCTGGTGATGGCGCACGCGGGCATCACGCCGCAGTGGGATCTCCCGACGGCACTTATGTGCGCCCGCGAAGTCGAATCGATCCTGAGCAGCGATAGCTACCCACTTTTCCTCGATGCCATGTATGGCGATATGCCGAACCACTGGAGTCCAGAGCTTAGCGGTCTGGCTCGTCTACGCTTTAGCACCAACGTCTTTACCCGCATGCGCTACTGCTTCTCTGGCGGGCAGTTGGATATGCTCTGCAAAGAGCCGCCGAGTCAGGCACCTTCTCTGCTAAAACCGTGGTTTGAGCTGCCAAGCCAGGTTGCCGGGGAATACGCTATTGCATTCGGCCACTGGGCATCGCTGGAAGGGAAAGGCACGCCAGAAAACATTTACGCGCTGGATACCGGGTGCTGTTGGGGGGGCGAACTGACGATGCTGCGTTGGGACGATAAGCGCTATTTTACGCAACCGTCACTCTCATCACAGACTGAATTATCTGGTGATATCGCGCCCTTATCGGGTGAGTAA
- a CDS encoding LysR substrate-binding domain-containing protein produces MDDLRRIDMNLLLTLHALLTEKHVTRAALRLHRSQPAVSHSLSQLRQIFNDPLLVRREAGLTLTTRAQVLLSPLEQALDQLNELIQAPQFDPRHSTRHFRLALSDYGTNAVLPTLMRHLRTQAPGISLAVSHAGREMMLAQLMDGEIDLGLGVFPERPPEVHAERLFEEQFACLADRATLPENGTLSFEAWLERPHILVTMHPDSANEVDSALAATGQSRNVVLTLPHWHAAINLIAGTDLILTAARRSMARITTPDLHIFPPPFTISDFAFQQVWHTRRESDPAHRWLRKAICESCQTGK; encoded by the coding sequence ATGGATGATTTGCGTCGTATCGATATGAATCTGCTGTTAACGCTTCACGCACTGTTGACGGAAAAACACGTCACACGAGCAGCACTGCGCCTGCACCGCAGCCAGCCTGCGGTCAGCCATTCACTATCACAGCTACGCCAGATTTTTAACGATCCGCTGTTAGTTCGGCGTGAGGCAGGCCTGACGCTAACGACCCGCGCTCAGGTGCTACTCAGTCCGCTGGAACAGGCGCTTGATCAGCTGAACGAGCTTATCCAGGCACCACAGTTCGATCCGCGCCATAGCACGCGGCATTTCCGGTTAGCGCTCTCCGATTACGGTACGAATGCCGTCTTGCCAACGCTCATGCGGCATTTACGCACACAGGCACCCGGCATTTCGCTGGCCGTCAGCCATGCTGGCCGTGAAATGATGCTGGCACAATTGATGGATGGAGAAATCGACTTAGGCCTCGGTGTATTTCCTGAACGTCCGCCTGAAGTACACGCCGAGCGTCTGTTTGAAGAACAGTTCGCCTGTCTGGCAGACCGTGCCACGCTGCCGGAAAACGGTACGCTGTCATTTGAGGCATGGCTGGAACGGCCACATATTCTGGTCACAATGCATCCTGATTCAGCCAATGAAGTGGACAGCGCACTGGCTGCAACCGGTCAATCGCGCAATGTCGTGCTGACCCTGCCCCACTGGCATGCCGCCATCAATCTCATTGCCGGCACTGACCTGATTTTGACCGCCGCACGGCGTAGCATGGCACGTATCACCACGCCAGATTTGCACATTTTTCCGCCTCCGTTCACGATATCCGACTTTGCATTCCAGCAAGTATGGCATACGCGACGCGAGAGCGATCCTGCTCATCGCTGGCTGAGAAAAGCCATTTGTGAAAGCTGTCAGACGGGGAAGTAA
- a CDS encoding LysE family translocator: protein MLETSLFVATIATLGMLSPGPDFFLVIKNATRYSRVAALMTAFGVICGVATHMAYCVAGLAVVITTTPWLFNVLKYAGAAYLIWIGIQALLSRGGSKMDVSHQGQQNISLKKAFLQGYLCNLLNPKATLFFLAMFTQVLNIHSGIGEKLWYATIIWLLSVVWWPLLVLLFQSEPVRRGLAKAQKLVDKLLGTVLIALGIKVALG from the coding sequence ATGTTAGAAACATCGCTGTTTGTCGCCACTATCGCCACGCTGGGGATGCTCTCCCCCGGCCCTGACTTTTTTCTCGTCATCAAGAACGCCACACGCTACTCGCGCGTTGCCGCGCTGATGACCGCGTTTGGCGTCATCTGCGGCGTGGCAACGCACATGGCATACTGCGTCGCTGGCTTAGCCGTCGTCATCACCACCACGCCTTGGCTGTTTAATGTACTGAAATATGCGGGCGCCGCCTATCTGATCTGGATCGGTATTCAAGCATTATTATCACGTGGCGGCAGCAAGATGGACGTTTCACATCAGGGGCAACAAAACATCAGCCTGAAAAAAGCGTTCCTGCAAGGTTATCTCTGCAATCTGCTTAACCCGAAAGCCACACTGTTCTTTCTGGCGATGTTTACACAGGTGCTGAATATTCACTCCGGTATCGGCGAAAAGCTGTGGTATGCCACGATCATCTGGCTGCTCTCTGTCGTCTGGTGGCCGCTGCTGGTGCTGCTTTTCCAAAGCGAGCCGGTACGACGTGGGTTGGCTAAAGCGCAGAAACTGGTGGATAAGCTGCTGGGCACGGTGTTGATCGCGTTGGGTATCAAAGTCGCGCTAGGTTAG
- the folA gene encoding type 3 dihydrofolate reductase, producing MVISLIAALAVDRVIGMENAMPWHLPADLAWFKRNTLNKPIIMGRNTFRSIGQPLPGRLNIVVSNHPGDDDRVTWVSSLDAALAAAGEVEEVMVIGGGSIYQQTLAQANRLYLTHIDAEVEGDTHFPDYEPDEWQSVFSEFHDADERNSHSYCFEILERR from the coding sequence ATGGTTATTAGTTTGATTGCTGCACTGGCAGTGGATCGCGTGATTGGTATGGAAAACGCGATGCCGTGGCATTTGCCAGCCGATCTGGCATGGTTTAAGCGTAATACGCTTAATAAGCCGATTATTATGGGGCGTAATACTTTCCGTTCTATTGGTCAGCCGCTGCCCGGCCGACTGAACATTGTCGTCAGCAATCATCCCGGTGATGACGATCGTGTGACCTGGGTCTCTTCGCTGGATGCTGCGCTGGCGGCGGCGGGCGAGGTTGAGGAAGTGATGGTGATTGGTGGCGGCAGCATCTATCAGCAAACTCTTGCGCAGGCTAACCGCCTCTATCTGACGCACATTGATGCCGAAGTGGAAGGCGACACGCATTTCCCTGACTATGAGCCGGATGAATGGCAGTCTGTTTTCAGCGAGTTCCATGATGCTGACGAGCGTAACTCACACAGTTACTGCTTCGAAATTCTGGAACGTCGCTAA
- a CDS encoding helix-turn-helix transcriptional regulator codes for MSRTQRLLDLLQILRHHRFPVTGAYLAEKLGVSQRTLYRDIATLQSQGAHIEGEAGLGYVLRPGFMLPPLMFSEEEIEALVLGSRWVARRTDERLGGAARNALMKIAAVLPPDLRDSLDSSGLLIGKAEFTPPVVIDLSVLRHAIRAERRTEIAYCDLQGDESLRIIWPFALGFFDQTHVIAAWCELRQQFRHFRAERIRNITVLEQPYPRRRQQLLKEWHEKEDIPQQ; via the coding sequence ATGTCCAGAACGCAACGTTTGCTCGATCTTTTACAGATCTTACGCCATCACCGTTTTCCCGTAACGGGAGCATATCTTGCGGAAAAATTAGGGGTGAGCCAAAGAACCCTCTATCGTGATATTGCCACGTTACAATCGCAGGGCGCGCATATTGAGGGGGAGGCGGGTTTAGGATATGTCTTGCGGCCAGGATTTATGTTACCCCCGCTGATGTTTTCAGAAGAGGAAATTGAAGCATTAGTATTGGGCTCGCGCTGGGTGGCAAGAAGAACTGACGAACGTTTAGGGGGCGCTGCCCGCAATGCGTTGATGAAAATTGCGGCGGTATTACCACCAGACTTGCGTGACTCACTTGATTCTTCAGGGCTATTAATTGGCAAGGCAGAATTTACTCCCCCTGTTGTCATCGATTTATCAGTCCTACGCCATGCTATTCGCGCTGAGCGCCGTACGGAGATCGCATATTGCGATCTTCAGGGCGATGAGTCTCTCCGCATTATCTGGCCATTCGCATTAGGATTTTTCGATCAAACGCATGTGATTGCCGCCTGGTGTGAGCTTCGCCAACAGTTTCGTCATTTCAGGGCTGAACGTATCCGTAACATAACGGTTTTGGAGCAGCCTTATCCCCGCCGTCGTCAGCAGTTATTAAAAGAGTGGCATGAAAAAGAAGACATTCCTCAGCAGTAA
- a CDS encoding DMT family transporter: MSSFSSFSLSLLLPLGIAVLAGSIVPFQAASNAALGRSLGHPLWATLVSLLVSICVLLPILFAARIPAPAMGSALQGSWWIWLGGVAGVAYITAALLLTPKLGASGFIVCVIAGQVVASLIIDHFGLMGLAVKPATLGRIAGVALIVLGMLVVQCSAVSPPLTKPAVESNQ; encoded by the coding sequence ATGTCGTCGTTCTCTTCTTTTTCTCTCTCATTGCTGCTGCCGCTGGGTATTGCGGTGCTTGCAGGAAGTATTGTGCCTTTTCAGGCTGCCAGTAATGCGGCGCTGGGGCGTTCGTTAGGTCACCCGCTTTGGGCAACGCTGGTCTCTCTGCTGGTCAGTATCTGTGTGCTGTTACCGATCCTATTTGCCGCTCGGATACCGGCACCGGCAATGGGGTCTGCTTTGCAAGGATCGTGGTGGATCTGGCTGGGTGGGGTGGCGGGGGTCGCTTATATCACCGCCGCGTTATTGCTGACGCCAAAGCTTGGTGCTTCAGGTTTTATTGTCTGCGTGATTGCGGGTCAGGTTGTGGCATCACTGATTATCGATCATTTTGGTTTGATGGGATTGGCGGTGAAGCCTGCGACGTTGGGGCGAATAGCAGGAGTCGCGTTAATTGTCCTTGGGATGCTGGTGGTGCAATGCTCTGCGGTTTCGCCACCGCTGACAAAACCCGCCGTTGAAAGCAATCAGTAA
- a CDS encoding threonine/serine exporter family protein, translated as MGEAPQQREITRLCIQCALLLLQHGAESMVVEQLSSRLGIALGADSVESSISANSIVLTTIMQGHCLTSTRKNVDRGINMHVVIEVQHAVIMAEHKLLDVAGVEKRLGNIKPLRYPRWLMVSVVALSCGCFSRLNGGGWDAFIVTLIASGLAMYVRQVFTARHLNPLINFCITAFVATSASGLLMRLPAFSQTSTVAMAASVLLLVPGFPLINAVADMFKGHVNTGLARWTVASLLTLATCIGVVMAMSLWGLRGWA; from the coding sequence ATGGGGGAAGCGCCGCAGCAGCGGGAAATAACCCGACTGTGTATCCAGTGCGCGCTGCTGCTGTTACAGCATGGTGCAGAGAGTATGGTGGTAGAACAGCTATCGTCACGGCTGGGTATAGCGCTCGGTGCTGATAGCGTTGAGAGTTCAATCTCGGCAAATTCAATTGTCCTGACTACCATCATGCAGGGGCATTGCCTGACGTCGACGCGGAAGAATGTGGACCGCGGCATTAATATGCACGTCGTCATTGAAGTTCAGCATGCGGTCATCATGGCCGAGCATAAACTGCTGGATGTGGCGGGCGTAGAAAAGCGTCTGGGAAATATCAAACCGCTGCGCTATCCGCGTTGGCTGATGGTGTCCGTTGTGGCGCTGTCCTGCGGTTGCTTCAGCCGTTTGAACGGCGGTGGGTGGGATGCGTTTATCGTCACGCTGATTGCCAGCGGCCTGGCGATGTATGTCCGACAGGTCTTTACGGCACGACATCTGAATCCGTTGATCAACTTCTGTATTACGGCGTTTGTGGCGACGTCGGCATCCGGGCTGCTGATGCGTTTACCTGCTTTTTCTCAAACCTCGACGGTCGCGATGGCGGCCAGTGTGCTGCTGCTGGTTCCCGGCTTTCCGTTGATTAATGCCGTGGCAGATATGTTTAAAGGGCATGTAAATACCGGTTTGGCACGCTGGACGGTCGCGAGTTTACTGACGCTGGCAACCTGTATTGGCGTTGTGATGGCGATGTCGCTGTGGGGGTTACGCGGATGGGCTTAA
- a CDS encoding VOC family protein has translation MNAPNLIILYVEDAVTSERFYRELFDFKPIEKSENFAMFAFDSGLLLGLWSKHEVKPVTQLAGGGSELAIRVESEAALNAMYESWKERGITLIQDITQMDFGLTFVAIDPDQHRIRVYYASY, from the coding sequence ATGAACGCACCAAATCTTATTATTTTATATGTGGAAGATGCCGTTACGAGTGAGCGTTTCTATCGTGAACTGTTTGATTTTAAACCTATTGAAAAATCGGAAAACTTTGCCATGTTCGCCTTTGACTCCGGGTTGTTACTGGGGTTGTGGTCTAAACATGAAGTCAAACCGGTGACCCAACTGGCGGGCGGTGGTAGCGAATTAGCCATTCGTGTCGAGAGCGAGGCTGCACTGAACGCGATGTATGAAAGCTGGAAGGAACGGGGTATTACCCTGATTCAGGACATCACCCAGATGGATTTCGGTTTAACGTTTGTGGCGATCGATCCCGATCAACATCGGATACGGGTTTATTATGCCAGCTACTAA
- the carA gene encoding glutamine-hydrolyzing carbamoyl-phosphate synthase small subunit, producing MIKSALLVLEDGTQFHGRAIGAEGSAVGEVVFNTSMTGYQEILTDPSYSRQIVTLTYPHIGNVGANANDEESPSVQAQGLVIRDLPLIASNYRSEESLSEYLKRNNIVAIADIDTRKLTRLLREKGAQNGCIIAGDAPDAAVALEKAKAFPGLKGMDLAKEVTTTERYSWLQGSWTLEGELPAAKNESELPYHVVAYDYGVKRNILRMLVDRGCRLTVVPAQTPAEDVLKLNPDGIFLSNGPGDPEPCDYAIRAIKTFLETDIPVFGICLGHQLLALASGAKTIKMKLGHHGGNHPVKDLDNNCVMITAQNHGFAVDEDNLPDTLRVTHKSLFDHTVQGIHRTDKPAFSFQGHPEASPGPHDAAPLFDHFIDLIQTYRSSAK from the coding sequence TTGATTAAGTCAGCGCTATTGGTTCTGGAAGACGGAACCCAATTCCACGGTCGGGCCATTGGGGCAGAAGGGTCGGCAGTGGGGGAAGTGGTCTTCAATACGTCGATGACCGGTTATCAAGAAATCCTTACTGATCCTTCCTATTCCCGCCAGATTGTCACTCTCACTTATCCCCATATCGGTAATGTCGGCGCTAATGCCAACGATGAAGAATCCCCCTCTGTACAGGCTCAAGGTCTGGTTATTCGCGATTTACCTCTGATTGCCAGCAACTACCGTAGTGAAGAAAGCCTGTCTGAATACCTCAAACGCAACAACATCGTTGCTATTGCCGACATCGATACCCGTAAACTGACCCGTCTGCTGCGTGAAAAAGGTGCACAGAATGGCTGCATCATTGCGGGTGATGCGCCGGATGCTGCCGTCGCACTGGAGAAAGCGAAAGCCTTCCCAGGGCTGAAAGGGATGGACTTGGCAAAAGAAGTGACGACGACAGAGCGCTACAGCTGGTTACAGGGAAGCTGGACGCTGGAAGGCGAATTGCCTGCGGCGAAAAATGAAAGCGAACTGCCTTACCACGTTGTGGCTTATGACTATGGTGTGAAACGCAATATTCTGCGCATGCTGGTGGATCGCGGCTGTCGTCTGACAGTTGTGCCAGCACAGACACCTGCTGAAGACGTACTGAAGCTGAATCCAGACGGTATTTTCCTCTCTAACGGCCCGGGCGACCCGGAACCGTGCGACTACGCGATTCGTGCGATTAAAACCTTCCTGGAAACAGATATTCCGGTATTCGGTATCTGTCTCGGTCACCAGCTGCTGGCACTGGCGAGCGGTGCCAAGACTATCAAAATGAAGCTAGGTCACCACGGTGGCAACCATCCGGTAAAAGATTTGGATAACAACTGTGTGATGATCACCGCGCAGAACCACGGCTTTGCGGTGGATGAAGATAACCTGCCTGACACCCTGCGCGTCACGCACAAATCCTTGTTTGACCATACGGTTCAGGGGATTCACCGCACGGATAAGCCTGCATTCAGCTTCCAGGGACACCCAGAAGCAAGCCCTGGCCCGCATGATGCCGCGCCGCTGTTCGACCACTTTATTGATTTGATTCAGACTTACCGTTCTTCAGCTAAATAA